From the Selenomonas timonae genome, one window contains:
- a CDS encoding ABC transporter substrate-binding protein, producing the protein MNKTLKRLCAALLLAVPLTMSGCGGSDQAADSKKIVRVGGTVAVTSSMDPAKEWMGWYAVRYGVGETLFRLDDSMKPQPWLAEKAENVEPTVWRITLKDNVTFSNGEKMTADKVIASLKRTAETNDRAAWLKDAEYTAEGNVLTIRTKEPYATLVNDLCDPYAVIVDVAGTKDFENAPICTGPFVMSSFEADKHAVMTKNPKYWGGDVKVDEVEYTKIADFNTLAMALQGDEIDVALDLSPETAETIAANDKFTVVKTPQTRTYQLYMNLDKLTDPAVRQAIMYGVDKKTIGDQYLKGAMTASNSAFLASTPYGDPALKARSYDPEKAKQVLAAAGYTDTNGDGIVEKNGQPLTVEMGVYKRLFNENITTEMQAQLKKIGINVNIVSHEKSNYYKAGEYEIGLYSVITMPTGDPYAFLRDVLSAKGVANFGHYTNPIVEQLLADLPNTFDSTKRIALVNHIQQQVIDDAAMDFIGFNNMQVGISKKVSGFLSTPSDYYHVTKDLDKK; encoded by the coding sequence ATGAACAAAACACTGAAACGTCTCTGCGCCGCGCTCCTGCTCGCCGTTCCGCTCACCATGAGCGGCTGCGGCGGCTCGGATCAGGCGGCAGACAGCAAGAAAATCGTGCGCGTCGGCGGCACAGTCGCCGTGACGAGCTCGATGGATCCCGCGAAGGAGTGGATGGGCTGGTATGCCGTACGCTACGGTGTCGGCGAAACACTCTTCCGTCTCGATGACAGTATGAAGCCGCAGCCGTGGCTCGCAGAGAAGGCGGAGAATGTCGAGCCGACCGTCTGGCGCATCACACTGAAGGACAATGTCACGTTCTCCAACGGGGAGAAGATGACGGCGGACAAGGTCATCGCCTCGCTCAAACGCACGGCGGAGACGAACGACCGCGCCGCATGGCTGAAGGATGCAGAGTACACGGCAGAGGGAAATGTCCTCACGATCCGTACGAAAGAGCCGTATGCGACCCTCGTCAACGATCTGTGCGACCCGTACGCTGTCATCGTCGATGTCGCAGGCACGAAGGACTTTGAGAATGCACCCATCTGCACGGGGCCGTTTGTCATGAGCAGCTTTGAAGCAGACAAGCACGCCGTCATGACGAAGAACCCGAAGTATTGGGGCGGTGACGTGAAAGTCGACGAGGTCGAGTATACGAAGATCGCAGACTTCAACACGCTCGCAATGGCACTGCAGGGCGATGAGATCGACGTAGCACTGGATCTCAGCCCCGAGACGGCAGAGACGATTGCGGCGAATGACAAGTTTACGGTTGTCAAGACACCGCAGACGCGTACCTATCAGCTCTACATGAATCTCGATAAGCTCACCGATCCTGCGGTTCGTCAGGCGATCATGTACGGTGTCGACAAAAAGACCATCGGCGACCAGTACCTCAAGGGCGCAATGACAGCGTCGAACAGTGCGTTCCTCGCCTCCACGCCCTATGGCGATCCCGCGCTCAAGGCACGCTCCTACGATCCCGAAAAGGCAAAGCAGGTGCTTGCGGCGGCAGGATATACGGACACGAACGGCGACGGCATTGTCGAGAAGAACGGACAGCCGCTGACCGTCGAGATGGGTGTCTACAAGCGTCTCTTCAACGAGAACATCACAACGGAGATGCAGGCACAGCTCAAGAAAATCGGCATCAATGTCAACATTGTTTCGCATGAGAAATCGAACTACTACAAGGCGGGCGAATACGAAATCGGTCTTTACTCCGTCATCACCATGCCAACGGGCGACCCGTATGCATTCCTGCGTGACGTGCTGAGCGCAAAGGGCGTTGCAAACTTTGGGCACTACACGAACCCCATCGTGGAGCAGCTGCTGGCCGACCTGCCGAATACATTTGACTCGACAAAGCGCATCGCGCTCGTCAACCACATTCAGCAGCAGGTGATCGACGATGCGGCAATGGACTTCATTGGGTTCAACAATATGCAGGTCGGCATCTCGAAGAAGGTCAGCGGATTCCTCTCCACGCCGAGCGACTACTATCATGTGACAAAGGATCTGGACAAGAAGTGA
- a CDS encoding MFS transporter, whose amino-acid sequence MTEFGERETKIGDREANATRAIFFVSGFGAASWAPLVPVLRERLVIGDDLLGLLLLCIGIGSIVTMPLAGTLAERIGCRRVLIVGAVLYAVSLLSICFVDSFRVAVPVIFLFGGLMGCVDVVMNIAAVIVEQGIGRRIMSGMHAFWSLGGFVGAGLYGVWVGLVGLTPLQSTLIAAALMLTLTAAFGRYLIPYGGGGGTLIAIPRGIVAFIGVAAFIAFLSEGAVMDWSGVYLTTVRGMDFSLAGVGFSVFSAAMLLMRFLGDRTTQKVGQCPVAVGGALLTFVGILLVMFAPVDALLYLGFFAIGIGSANIVPVFFSLMGRQNVMPVGTAVSAVSTMGYLGVLAGPAAIGFVSAHTSLTTAFGMLAALSILQATVGFYVFRKLV is encoded by the coding sequence ATGACGGAATTTGGAGAACGAGAGACGAAGATTGGCGACCGCGAGGCAAACGCGACGCGTGCGATCTTCTTTGTCAGCGGCTTTGGCGCGGCATCGTGGGCACCGCTCGTGCCTGTTCTGCGTGAGCGCCTCGTAATCGGGGATGATCTTCTGGGGCTGCTTCTCCTCTGTATCGGAATTGGGTCAATCGTCACCATGCCGCTTGCGGGAACGCTTGCTGAGCGCATCGGATGTAGGCGCGTGCTGATCGTGGGGGCAGTCCTCTATGCAGTGAGTCTTCTCTCTATCTGCTTTGTAGACTCCTTCCGGGTCGCTGTTCCCGTCATCTTCCTATTCGGCGGACTGATGGGCTGTGTCGATGTTGTCATGAATATTGCGGCGGTCATCGTGGAGCAGGGGATCGGGCGGCGCATCATGAGCGGCATGCATGCCTTTTGGAGTCTCGGCGGCTTCGTCGGCGCGGGTCTCTACGGCGTCTGGGTTGGTCTCGTGGGGCTGACGCCGCTTCAGTCAACCCTGATTGCCGCAGCACTCATGCTCACGCTGACGGCTGCGTTCGGCAGGTATCTCATTCCCTATGGCGGGGGCGGTGGCACACTCATCGCCATCCCACGCGGGATTGTCGCCTTCATCGGCGTGGCGGCGTTCATCGCATTCCTCAGTGAGGGCGCGGTTATGGATTGGAGCGGCGTCTACCTCACGACGGTGCGCGGCATGGATTTCTCGCTTGCCGGCGTTGGCTTCTCCGTCTTCTCCGCTGCCATGCTGCTCATGCGCTTCCTCGGCGACCGCACCACGCAGAAGGTCGGTCAGTGCCCCGTCGCCGTGGGCGGTGCACTGCTCACGTTCGTCGGCATCCTGCTCGTCATGTTCGCGCCCGTGGATGCGCTCCTGTATCTCGGTTTCTTCGCCATCGGCATCGGCAGTGCGAACATCGTGCCCGTCTTCTTCTCCCTCATGGGGCGGCAGAACGTTATGCCCGTCGGCACGGCGGTCTCTGCGGTCAGCACGATGGGCTATCTCGGCGTACTCGCAGGTCCTGCCGCCATCGGCTTCGTCTCCGCGCATACGAGCCTCACGACAGCATTTGGCATGCTCGCCGCGCTCAGCATCCTGCAGGCGACTGTTGGCTTCTATGTATTCAGGAAGCTGGTCTGA
- a CDS encoding ABC transporter permease: MMKFFLQTPLLFRTFAFLAALILIVSLFSAQLAPYDPYVTDPQLILKAPSAEHLLGTDNYGRDILSRILAGGKTSIFAALFIILVAGSLGSLIGLLAGYYRGRMDAMLMRVTDIFQAFPDIVLAIAVAGVLGGGLVNAVLALILTTWTQYARIARSAAVAAKEETYIQAARLSGCSDTRILFGHILPNIAGPLVVTAVLHVSTMMMGLAGLSYLGIGVQIPAAEWGAMISEGQKYLQQAPWAALAPSAVMVAVMMVFNMFGDQLRDLLDPKMREKQV, translated from the coding sequence ATGATGAAGTTCTTTCTGCAAACGCCGCTCCTCTTTCGCACGTTCGCGTTTCTCGCGGCACTTATCCTGATCGTAAGCCTCTTCTCCGCGCAGCTTGCCCCCTATGACCCGTATGTGACCGATCCGCAGCTGATCCTAAAGGCACCGTCTGCAGAGCATCTCCTCGGCACGGACAACTACGGCAGGGACATCCTCTCGCGCATTCTCGCGGGTGGAAAAACGAGCATCTTTGCCGCGCTCTTCATCATTCTCGTCGCCGGCTCGCTCGGCAGTCTCATCGGACTGCTCGCGGGCTACTACCGGGGGCGGATGGATGCAATGCTGATGCGCGTAACCGACATCTTTCAGGCATTCCCCGACATCGTCCTTGCCATTGCGGTTGCGGGTGTGCTCGGCGGCGGACTTGTGAACGCTGTACTCGCACTCATCCTTACGACATGGACACAGTACGCGCGCATTGCGCGGAGCGCGGCGGTCGCGGCAAAGGAGGAGACATACATACAGGCGGCACGCCTCTCAGGATGCAGCGATACGCGAATCCTCTTCGGACACATCCTGCCGAACATCGCGGGGCCTCTCGTCGTCACCGCTGTGCTCCACGTCAGCACAATGATGATGGGGCTCGCGGGGCTGTCCTACCTCGGCATTGGCGTTCAGATTCCCGCTGCCGAGTGGGGGGCGATGATCAGCGAGGGGCAGAAATATCTCCAACAGGCACCGTGGGCGGCACTCGCACCGAGCGCGGTGATGGTCGCCGTCATGATGGTGTTCAATATGTTTGGCGATCAGCTGCGTGACCTGCTCGATCCCAAGATGCGGGAAAAACAAGTGTAA
- a CDS encoding YkvA family protein: MSTHDEIKAEEIENLDIEKYRDKYSEEGLWEKIRKNIAKIGVKVIYQALLLFYVAQSPNCPTKIKAGIIGALGYLISPLDLVPDFMPGIGFADDAAAIAAAVALAQVYINDEIRAQARAKIVDLLGEDALENLDD; encoded by the coding sequence ATGAGCACACATGATGAAATCAAAGCCGAAGAGATTGAAAATCTCGATATTGAGAAGTACAGGGACAAGTACTCCGAGGAGGGGCTTTGGGAGAAGATCCGCAAGAACATCGCGAAAATCGGTGTGAAGGTCATCTATCAGGCGCTGCTCCTCTTCTATGTGGCGCAGTCGCCGAACTGTCCCACGAAGATCAAGGCGGGCATCATCGGTGCGCTTGGCTATCTGATCTCGCCGCTCGATCTCGTTCCGGACTTTATGCCGGGCATCGGTTTCGCCGACGATGCGGCGGCGATTGCGGCGGCTGTTGCACTTGCGCAGGTCTATATCAATGATGAGATTCGCGCGCAGGCACGTGCGAAGATCGTCGACCTGCTCGGTGAGGATGCGCTCGAAAATCTTGATGATTAA
- a CDS encoding dipeptide ABC transporter ATP-binding protein, whose translation MQELLRIDHLTAGYGGDAVIEDISISLHTGEVLGIVGESGSGKSTLLKAIAQIRGLSTEIHAGTVSFDTKNLAVLSEGERRRLRGEEIAMVFQYAGASLNPTRQIGTQLVETMRAHTDLSREEIYARAAEVFGGMGFPDVRRILATYPFELSGGMAQRAAIALAVILRPQLLLADEPTSALDATIQLQVLDELRALKERTGTAILLITHNIGVVRHIADRVAVMCKGRIVEQGSVTEVLENPQHPYTRELLAAVPKMSAATHMDCDRRDHTEENAVPIASPVTTGEEDRISSGRGAHFQDLLRFDNVSMHFDDAAGRVQAIDGISFSLARRELLGIVGESGSGKSTIAKLLTGLHTPTGGKILLDGKDITHAVGKERRTLYTRIQMVFQDAVGSFNPRRTVGAMIGETICRLCTPDARATEKRVAELLTEVGLPTSYATRYPHEMSGGECQRAAIARAMAVHPEILVCDEATSALDVSVQAKIISLLLHLQREHGMSLLFISHDLPLVSSIADRVLIMQNGRIVEQGETSRVLREPSEDYTRNLLRAAL comes from the coding sequence ATGCAGGAACTCTTACGAATTGACCATTTGACTGCGGGGTACGGCGGCGATGCCGTGATCGAGGACATCAGCATCAGCCTTCACACGGGCGAGGTGCTTGGTATTGTCGGCGAGAGCGGCAGCGGCAAATCCACCCTGCTCAAGGCAATCGCGCAGATTCGCGGGCTCTCCACCGAGATTCACGCAGGTACAGTCTCCTTTGACACGAAGAACCTTGCCGTACTCTCCGAGGGAGAGCGGCGCAGACTGCGCGGCGAGGAGATCGCAATGGTGTTTCAGTATGCAGGTGCATCGCTGAATCCTACGCGGCAGATTGGCACACAGCTCGTTGAGACGATGCGTGCACACACCGATCTGTCGCGTGAGGAAATCTACGCACGCGCGGCAGAGGTATTCGGCGGCATGGGGTTTCCCGACGTGCGTCGTATCCTCGCAACGTATCCGTTCGAACTCTCGGGCGGCATGGCACAGCGTGCGGCCATCGCACTTGCCGTTATCCTGCGCCCGCAGCTCCTCCTCGCCGATGAGCCGACCTCGGCACTCGACGCGACAATCCAGCTGCAAGTCCTCGACGAGCTGCGTGCGCTCAAAGAGCGCACGGGCACGGCAATCCTCCTCATCACGCACAACATCGGCGTCGTGCGGCACATCGCTGACCGCGTCGCCGTCATGTGCAAAGGGAGGATCGTCGAGCAGGGCAGTGTCACGGAGGTGCTCGAAAATCCGCAGCATCCCTATACGCGGGAACTGCTTGCAGCCGTACCGAAGATGTCCGCTGCGACACATATGGACTGCGACCGCAGAGATCATACAGAGGAAAATGCCGTCCCGATAGCCTCCCCCGTCACGACGGGAGAGGAGGACCGCATAAGCAGTGGAAGGGGCGCCCATTTCCAAGACCTCCTGCGCTTTGATAACGTCTCCATGCACTTTGACGATGCGGCGGGACGCGTCCAGGCAATCGACGGCATCTCCTTCTCCCTTGCGCGGCGCGAACTCCTCGGCATTGTCGGCGAGAGCGGCAGCGGCAAATCTACCATTGCAAAACTGCTCACGGGACTGCATACACCGACGGGCGGGAAGATTCTCCTCGACGGCAAGGATATCACCCACGCAGTCGGAAAGGAGCGGCGCACGCTCTACACGCGCATCCAGATGGTGTTTCAGGACGCAGTGGGCTCGTTCAACCCGCGTCGCACTGTTGGTGCAATGATCGGCGAGACCATCTGCCGCCTCTGCACACCGGACGCACGCGCAACAGAAAAACGTGTCGCCGAGCTCCTTACGGAGGTAGGGCTTCCCACATCCTATGCCACGCGCTACCCGCACGAGATGAGCGGCGGCGAGTGCCAGCGGGCGGCAATTGCGCGGGCGATGGCAGTTCACCCCGAAATTCTCGTCTGCGACGAGGCGACCTCAGCACTCGACGTGTCCGTACAGGCAAAGATCATCTCCCTACTCCTGCATCTGCAGCGAGAGCATGGCATGAGTCTCCTCTTCATCTCACACGATCTGCCGCTCGTCAGCTCCATCGCCGACCGCGTTCTCATCATGCAGAATGGCCGCATCGTCGAACAGGGCGAGACCAGCCGCGTCCTCAGAGAACCAAGCGAGGACTATACGCGGAATCTCCTGCGGGCGGCATTATAG
- the hcp gene encoding hydroxylamine reductase translates to MDAKMFCYQCQETAGGKGCTVQGVCGKKPDVAEMQDLLVYVTKGLGAVTTALRAEGKKVAIEVNHRVTMNLFITITNANFDREAIIDVIEETLALKSDLLAQLADASKLPEAAHWTAPRADFEAKAKTVGVLATENEDVRSLRELTMYGLKGLSAYVEHANALGHENEEIDAFMQRALAQLLDDTMDGDALTALVLETGKWGVDGMALLDGANTSTYGHPEISKVKLGVGSRPGILISGHDLKDLERLLEQTKGTGVDVYTHGEMIPAHYYPAFKKYDNLVGNYGNAWWLQKEEFEKFNGAILMTTNCVVPPKDSYKDRLFTTAAVGVPGCTHIPLVNGEKDFTPVIECAKKCAPPTELETGEIVGGFAHEQVFAVADKVVEAVKSGAIKKFVVMAGCDGRMKSREYYGEFAEALPHDTVILTAGCAKYKYIKKDLGDIGGIPRVLDAGQCNDSYSLALIALKLKEVFGLDDVNKLPIAYNIAWYEQKAVIVLLALLHLGVKNIHLGPTLPAFLSPNVAKVLVETFGIGGITNVEDDMAMFGIEVNVPEAAAV, encoded by the coding sequence ATGGATGCTAAAATGTTTTGTTATCAGTGTCAGGAGACGGCGGGCGGCAAGGGCTGCACGGTGCAGGGCGTCTGCGGAAAGAAGCCGGATGTCGCGGAGATGCAGGATCTGCTCGTCTATGTGACGAAGGGGCTCGGCGCGGTGACGACGGCACTGCGCGCAGAGGGCAAGAAGGTTGCGATTGAGGTCAACCATCGCGTGACGATGAACCTCTTCATTACGATCACGAATGCGAATTTCGACCGTGAGGCAATCATCGATGTGATCGAGGAGACGCTCGCGCTGAAGTCGGATCTGCTCGCACAGCTTGCCGATGCATCGAAGCTGCCCGAGGCGGCACATTGGACGGCTCCGCGCGCGGACTTCGAGGCGAAGGCAAAGACGGTCGGCGTACTCGCGACGGAGAACGAGGATGTCCGCAGTCTGCGCGAACTGACGATGTACGGCCTGAAGGGGCTGTCCGCCTACGTTGAGCATGCGAATGCACTCGGCCACGAGAACGAGGAGATCGATGCGTTCATGCAGCGTGCGCTTGCGCAGCTTCTCGACGATACGATGGATGGCGACGCGCTGACGGCACTTGTGCTTGAGACGGGCAAGTGGGGCGTGGACGGTATGGCTCTGCTCGATGGCGCGAACACGAGCACGTATGGACATCCCGAGATCTCGAAGGTGAAGCTCGGTGTCGGCAGCCGCCCCGGGATTCTCATCTCAGGACATGATCTCAAGGATCTCGAGCGTCTCTTGGAGCAGACGAAGGGCACGGGGGTCGATGTCTATACGCACGGCGAGATGATTCCCGCACATTACTACCCCGCATTCAAGAAGTACGACAACCTCGTCGGCAACTACGGCAACGCATGGTGGCTGCAGAAAGAGGAGTTCGAGAAGTTCAACGGCGCGATTCTCATGACGACGAACTGCGTTGTTCCGCCGAAGGACAGCTACAAGGATCGTCTCTTCACAACGGCTGCGGTTGGCGTGCCGGGCTGCACGCACATTCCTCTCGTGAACGGTGAGAAGGACTTTACGCCTGTAATCGAGTGTGCGAAGAAGTGCGCGCCTCCGACGGAACTGGAGACGGGCGAGATCGTCGGCGGCTTCGCGCATGAGCAGGTCTTTGCTGTCGCGGATAAGGTCGTCGAGGCGGTGAAGAGCGGTGCGATCAAGAAGTTCGTCGTCATGGCAGGCTGCGACGGCCGCATGAAGTCGCGTGAGTACTACGGTGAGTTCGCGGAGGCTCTGCCGCACGACACGGTTATCCTCACGGCGGGCTGCGCGAAGTACAAGTACATCAAGAAGGATCTCGGCGACATCGGCGGCATCCCGCGCGTCCTCGATGCGGGGCAGTGCAACGACTCCTATTCGCTTGCACTGATCGCGCTGAAGCTCAAGGAAGTATTCGGTCTGGATGATGTGAACAAGCTCCCGATTGCGTACAACATTGCGTGGTATGAGCAGAAGGCGGTCATCGTTCTCCTCGCGCTGCTCCACCTCGGTGTGAAGAACATCCACCTCGGCCCCACGCTTCCCGCGTTCCTCTCTCCGAATGTCGCAAAGGTACTCGTCGAGACTTTCGGCATCGGCGGCATCACGAATGTTGAGGATGATATGGCAATGTTTGGCATTGAGGTGAATGTGCCCGAAGCCGCTGCTGTGTAA
- a CDS encoding ABC transporter permease, translated as MTYKTILGRCLQFIPVFFGVTLLSFGLIYIAPGDPVGIRLSAGGIAADPQLVERMRAEMGLDQPFLVQYGHWLIHFLQGDMGKSYITDLPVAATFWKALPYTLRMAGTAMGLTLLISLPLGIAIAACRNSRMDYVVRFLTFVLNATPGFIIGIVLMFIFSYRLGWIPVLATTKPIGMILPALTLGLVMSSRYIRQIRAAALDELAKDYVIGLRARGITERVILFRNVLKNIMVIVITLTGISIGSLLGGTVIIETIFNWPGIGSLIMGAIGNRDYPVIQAVVVWMALAFFLVNLIADLSYRYFNPKIKDL; from the coding sequence ATGACATACAAGACCATCCTCGGGCGATGTCTGCAATTCATCCCCGTCTTTTTCGGCGTCACCCTGCTTTCCTTTGGACTCATCTACATCGCCCCCGGCGATCCCGTCGGCATCCGTCTCTCGGCGGGCGGCATCGCCGCCGATCCGCAGCTCGTGGAGCGGATGCGTGCGGAGATGGGGCTCGATCAGCCATTTCTCGTGCAGTACGGACACTGGCTCATCCATTTCCTCCAGGGCGATATGGGCAAATCCTACATCACCGACCTGCCTGTCGCTGCAACGTTTTGGAAGGCACTCCCCTACACGCTCCGTATGGCGGGTACGGCGATGGGGCTCACACTCCTCATCTCCCTGCCGCTCGGCATCGCCATCGCCGCGTGCCGCAACAGCCGCATGGACTATGTCGTTCGCTTTCTCACATTCGTCCTGAATGCGACGCCCGGCTTTATCATCGGGATTGTCCTCATGTTTATCTTTTCCTATCGGCTCGGATGGATTCCCGTACTCGCAACGACGAAGCCGATCGGCATGATCCTGCCCGCGCTGACGCTTGGACTCGTCATGTCCTCACGCTACATCCGCCAGATTCGTGCAGCGGCACTCGACGAACTGGCAAAGGACTATGTGATCGGGCTGCGCGCACGCGGCATCACGGAGCGCGTGATCCTGTTCCGCAATGTCCTGAAGAACATCATGGTCATCGTCATCACACTCACGGGCATCTCCATCGGCTCGCTCCTCGGCGGCACGGTGATTATTGAGACCATCTTTAACTGGCCGGGCATCGGCAGCCTCATCATGGGGGCAATCGGGAATCGCGACTATCCCGTCATTCAGGCGGTGGTCGTCTGGATGGCACTCGCATTCTTCCTTGTAAATCTCATCGCCGACCTCTCCTATCGTTATTTCAATCCGAAAATCAAGGATCTCTAA